The following coding sequences are from one uncultured Bacteroides sp. window:
- a CDS encoding carbon-nitrogen hydrolase, with translation MKKIKAGLIQQANVADLNINLANLAKNIEICAAQGTQLVVLQELHNSLYFCQTEDTHLFDLAESIPGPSTEFYSKLAATNKIVLVTSLFEKRAPGLYHNTAVVFDSDGSIAGKYRKMHIPDDPAYYEKFYFTPGDIGFEPIQTSIGKLGVLVCWDQWYPEAARLMALKGAEILIYPTAIGWESSDTEEEKSRQLNAWIISQRAHAVANGLPVISVNRIGRESDPSGQTNGIQFWGNSFVAGPQGEFLAQASNDKDENIIVDIDLERSENVRRWWPFLRDRRIDHYDNLNKRFID, from the coding sequence ATGAAGAAAATAAAAGCAGGACTAATTCAGCAAGCCAATGTGGCTGATTTAAATATCAATCTTGCCAATTTAGCAAAAAACATAGAAATTTGTGCTGCCCAGGGTACCCAACTCGTTGTGCTGCAAGAGTTGCATAACTCTTTGTATTTCTGCCAAACGGAAGATACTCATTTATTTGATTTGGCTGAAAGTATTCCTGGTCCTTCTACGGAGTTTTATTCAAAATTAGCCGCCACCAATAAAATAGTATTAGTGACTTCTCTTTTTGAAAAACGTGCTCCCGGTTTATATCACAATACAGCTGTTGTTTTTGATAGCGATGGCAGTATTGCAGGCAAATATCGTAAAATGCATATTCCGGATGATCCGGCGTATTATGAAAAATTCTACTTTACTCCTGGAGACATCGGTTTTGAACCTATTCAAACTTCAATAGGCAAATTAGGTGTTCTAGTTTGTTGGGATCAATGGTATCCTGAAGCTGCCCGCTTAATGGCACTTAAAGGTGCTGAAATATTGATCTATCCTACTGCCATCGGTTGGGAAAGCAGTGACACTGAAGAGGAAAAATCCCGTCAGCTCAATGCTTGGATAATTTCTCAGAGAGCACATGCTGTAGCCAATGGATTGCCTGTTATTTCAGTAAACCGTATCGGTCGTGAATCAGATCCATCCGGACAAACGAATGGTATTCAGTTTTGGGGAAATAGCTTTGTAGCCGGTCCACAAGGAGAATTTTTAGCGCAAGCTTCTAACGATAAAGATGAAAATATTATTGTTGATATTGATCTTGAAAGATCAGAGAATGTTCGTCGCTGGTGGCCTTTCTTACGTGACAGACGCATTGATCATTATGACAATCTGAATAAACGATTTATAGATTAG
- the proS gene encoding proline--tRNA ligase, producing MAKELKGLTKRGDNYSQWYNELVVKADLAEQSAVRGCMVIKPYGYAIWEKIQRQLDDMFKETGHVNAYFPLLIPKSFLSREAEHVEGFAKECAVVTHHRLKMSADGKEVVVDPAAKLEEELIIRPTSETIIWNTYKNWINSYRDLPVLCNQWANVMRWEMRTRLFLRTAEFLWQEGHTAHATREEAEEEAVRMLNVYADFAEKYMAVPVIKGVKSANERFAGALETYTIEAMMQDGKALQSGTSHFLGQNFAKAFDVQFVNKENKMEYVWATSWGVSTRLMGALIMTHSDDNGLVLPPHLAPIQVVIVPIYKNDEQLALINEKVQGIVANLKKLGISVKYDNADNKRPGFKFADYELKGVPVRLVMGGRDLENNTMEVMRRDTLEKETVTCEGIEAYVQNLLEDIQANVYKKALDYRISRTITVDSYDEFKEKIEEGGFILAHWDGTPETEDKIKEETKATIRCIPLDGDKTPGKCMVTGKPSACRVIFARAY from the coding sequence ATGGCAAAAGAACTGAAAGGTTTGACCAAACGTGGAGACAATTATTCGCAATGGTACAATGAATTAGTAGTGAAAGCTGACTTAGCAGAACAGTCGGCTGTGCGTGGATGTATGGTGATAAAACCTTATGGATATGCTATCTGGGAAAAGATACAACGTCAGCTTGATGACATGTTTAAGGAAACAGGACATGTGAATGCTTATTTCCCGCTACTTATTCCTAAATCATTTCTTAGCAGAGAAGCAGAACATGTTGAAGGTTTTGCTAAAGAATGTGCCGTTGTTACGCATCACCGTCTGAAGATGTCTGCTGATGGCAAAGAAGTGGTGGTTGACCCTGCTGCTAAATTGGAAGAAGAATTGATTATTCGTCCAACATCGGAAACGATTATCTGGAACACTTATAAAAATTGGATTAACTCTTATCGTGATTTGCCTGTTTTGTGTAATCAATGGGCTAATGTGATGCGATGGGAAATGCGTACCCGTCTATTTTTGCGTACGGCTGAGTTTTTGTGGCAAGAAGGTCATACTGCTCATGCAACACGTGAGGAGGCAGAAGAAGAAGCAGTACGTATGTTAAATGTATATGCTGATTTCGCAGAGAAATATATGGCTGTTCCTGTTATTAAGGGAGTGAAATCTGCTAATGAACGTTTTGCGGGAGCTTTGGAGACGTACACCATTGAGGCTATGATGCAGGATGGGAAAGCGTTGCAAAGTGGTACTTCTCATTTCTTAGGTCAAAATTTTGCTAAAGCTTTTGACGTTCAGTTCGTTAATAAGGAAAATAAAATGGAGTATGTATGGGCTACTTCATGGGGCGTGTCTACACGTTTAATGGGTGCACTTATCATGACTCATTCAGATGATAACGGGTTGGTATTACCTCCTCATTTGGCACCTATTCAAGTGGTTATTGTTCCTATTTATAAGAATGATGAACAATTGGCGCTAATAAACGAAAAGGTACAGGGTATAGTTGCTAATTTGAAGAAGTTGGGCATATCTGTGAAATATGATAATGCAGACAACAAGCGTCCCGGATTCAAATTTGCTGATTATGAATTGAAGGGTGTGCCTGTACGTTTAGTTATGGGTGGGCGCGACTTGGAAAATAATACGATGGAAGTGATGCGTCGTGATACTCTTGAAAAGGAAACGGTTACTTGCGAAGGTATAGAGGCATACGTTCAGAACCTTTTGGAAGATATTCAGGCTAATGTTTATAAGAAAGCCTTGGATTATCGTATTTCTCGTACAATAACGGTTGACAGCTACGATGAATTTAAAGAGAAGATAGAAGAAGGTGGCTTTATCTTGGCTCATTGGGATGGTACTCCTGAAACGGAAGACAAAATCAAAGAAGAGACAAAAGCAACAATTCGCTGTATTCCTTTAGATGGTGATAAAACTCCGGGAAAATGTATGGTCACAGGTAAGCCTTCAGCTTGTCGCGTCATATTTGCCAGAGCTTATTAA
- a CDS encoding YccF domain-containing protein has protein sequence MSLLMNLLWLLFGGFLICLEYIISSLLMMITIIGIPFGIQTMKLALLALSPFGKEVRTAPHSGGCLSVLMNIIWIFLGGIWISLSHLVFGLFLFITIVGIPFALQHFKLAGLALSPFGKEIVSK, from the coding sequence ATGAGCCTTTTAATGAATCTATTATGGCTTCTCTTTGGCGGATTTTTAATCTGCTTAGAATATATTATTTCCAGTCTTCTCATGATGATTACGATCATAGGCATTCCTTTTGGAATACAGACCATGAAACTTGCTTTATTAGCTCTTTCACCTTTTGGCAAAGAAGTTAGGACTGCTCCTCACTCAGGAGGTTGCTTAAGTGTTTTGATGAACATTATATGGATATTCTTGGGAGGTATATGGATTAGTCTTTCTCATCTTGTCTTTGGGCTTTTCTTGTTTATCACAATTGTTGGTATTCCCTTCGCTTTGCAACATTTTAAACTAGCAGGTCTTGCCTTAAGCCCGTTCGGAAAAGAGATCGTTAGTAAATAA
- a CDS encoding dicarboxylate/amino acid:cation symporter — protein sequence MNISIRKRSIPLYLRILLGMFLGILAGILAIYWGGESFILFWVKPWGRIFIKLLQLVAVPLVFVSLVKGVTGLEDISRFSKIGIKAIIIYLLTTISAITIGLFLVLTIRPGSFVDSTKVHEMQKSYHQVVEEKKSVAQSTREQGPLSFMEDIIPDNIVNAASNNGKMLQVIFFAIFFGVAAISLPKEKTKTVLKLFDSLYDIILAMVDYIIRFAPYGVFALMAAMVVDNAGSLSIFGALAMYTITVMLGLLMLIFLFYPFLVHLFTSIPVKKFIKNMYPVQLLAFTTSSSAATLPLNIETAERNLGISKEITSFVLPVGTTINMDGTSCYQSIAVVFIAQVMGIHLGLMDILSIVLLTTISSIGTPAIPGGSYVILTMVLSSVGIPAEGLALILGVDRPLDMLRTSVNVTGDATVAGIIDRKNK from the coding sequence ATGAATATATCTATTAGAAAAAGATCGATTCCCTTATATCTTCGTATTTTGTTAGGAATGTTCCTTGGAATATTGGCAGGTATTCTTGCTATTTATTGGGGAGGAGAGAGTTTTATTCTGTTTTGGGTAAAGCCCTGGGGGAGAATTTTTATAAAACTGCTTCAACTGGTTGCTGTACCACTTGTTTTTGTTTCGCTGGTGAAAGGAGTAACGGGGCTTGAAGATATTAGTCGTTTTTCTAAGATAGGTATTAAGGCAATTATTATTTATTTGCTTACTACAATTTCCGCCATTACTATTGGTTTATTTCTAGTTCTGACTATACGTCCGGGGAGTTTTGTAGACTCCACAAAAGTTCATGAGATGCAAAAAAGCTATCATCAAGTTGTAGAAGAGAAGAAATCAGTAGCTCAGTCTACCCGAGAACAAGGTCCTTTATCTTTTATGGAAGATATCATTCCTGATAACATAGTGAATGCAGCAAGTAACAACGGTAAAATGTTGCAGGTTATCTTTTTTGCGATCTTTTTTGGAGTAGCTGCAATCAGTCTCCCTAAAGAGAAGACAAAGACGGTTTTGAAACTGTTTGATTCTTTATATGATATCATACTTGCAATGGTTGATTATATCATTCGCTTTGCACCCTATGGAGTCTTTGCTCTTATGGCTGCGATGGTGGTAGATAATGCAGGTAGTTTGTCTATCTTTGGGGCATTGGCTATGTATACTATAACGGTGATGCTAGGGTTGCTTATGTTGATTTTTTTATTCTATCCTTTCTTAGTGCACTTGTTTACGAGTATACCCGTTAAGAAATTTATTAAAAACATGTATCCGGTACAACTATTGGCTTTTACAACCAGTTCTAGCGCCGCTACTTTACCCTTGAATATAGAGACAGCCGAAAGAAATCTTGGTATCTCGAAAGAGATCACATCTTTTGTTTTGCCTGTAGGAACGACTATAAATATGGATGGCACAAGTTGTTATCAGAGCATAGCTGTTGTCTTTATTGCTCAGGTTATGGGTATACATTTGGGACTGATGGATATTTTATCCATAGTGCTACTTACTACTATTTCTTCTATTGGTACTCCTGCTATTCCCGGAGGAAGTTATGTGATTCTCACTATGGTACTTTCATCGGTGGGCATTCCTGCAGAAGGATTGGCATTGATTCTAGGAGTTGACAGACCTTTGGATATGCTACGTACGTCTGTAAATGTTACGGGCGATGCCACTGTTGCGGGAATCATTGATAGAAAGAATAAATAA
- the cobC gene encoding alpha-ribazole phosphatase, which yields MEIYLIRHTSVDVPPQTCYGQTDVPLKESFEQEAAEVMQNLTGVTFDKVFTSPLTRCVRLADYCGYDYAERDARIMEMDFGEWEMKHYDEIRDPRLQEWYKDFMKVTVPGGESFKDQFSRVAEFFDELRAKPLNRVGIFAHGGVLICAQVYAGTVALEDAFSSITPYGGIIKIEL from the coding sequence ATGGAAATATATCTTATACGTCATACTTCAGTAGATGTGCCTCCACAGACTTGTTATGGGCAAACAGATGTTCCGCTTAAGGAAAGCTTTGAGCAAGAAGCAGCTGAGGTTATGCAAAATTTAACAGGGGTTACTTTTGATAAAGTGTTTACGAGTCCGCTTACTCGTTGCGTCCGTTTAGCTGATTATTGTGGATATGATTATGCTGAAAGAGATGCGCGAATTATGGAAATGGATTTTGGCGAATGGGAAATGAAGCATTATGATGAAATACGCGACCCTCGCTTACAGGAGTGGTATAAGGACTTCATGAAAGTAACCGTTCCCGGAGGAGAATCGTTTAAAGATCAATTTAGTAGAGTTGCCGAATTCTTTGACGAACTGCGTGCTAAACCTTTAAACAGGGTGGGGATTTTTGCTCATGGAGGAGTTCTTATCTGTGCACAAGTCTATGCCGGAACGGTGGCTTTAGAAGATGCTTTTAGTTCAATTACTCCTTATGGTGGAATAATAAAAATAGAACTTTAA
- the cobS gene encoding adenosylcobinamide-GDP ribazoletransferase produces MTNRLLAAFVFFTRLPFWRIREVPAECFKHVVDYWPFAGWLTGGIMAGTLWLAAHILPFYVAVLFAISARVLLTGCLHEDGLADFFDGFGGGTSRERTLAIMKDSYIGSYGVVGLILYFTFLWSLLTSLPLSIACAAILMGDPWSKFCAAQQINFLPYARKEEESKAKVVYNRMSPGTFIFAFISGLVPAIIFMPSYFFLLAGLMPLIASAFLILLMKKRLQGYTGDCCGAVFLLSELTFYLGMNILYQLI; encoded by the coding sequence ATGACGAACCGTTTGTTGGCTGCATTTGTTTTTTTTACACGTTTGCCTTTTTGGCGCATTCGGGAGGTACCTGCTGAATGTTTTAAGCATGTGGTGGATTATTGGCCTTTTGCTGGCTGGCTTACTGGTGGAATAATGGCGGGGACTTTGTGGTTAGCGGCACATATTTTACCGTTTTATGTGGCTGTCTTGTTTGCTATCTCTGCCAGAGTACTTCTTACAGGCTGCCTTCATGAAGACGGATTGGCTGATTTTTTTGATGGCTTTGGAGGAGGTACGAGTAGGGAACGAACACTTGCTATCATGAAAGATTCATATATTGGGAGTTATGGCGTTGTGGGGCTTATCCTTTATTTTACTTTCTTATGGTCATTGCTAACTTCATTGCCTCTTTCTATAGCTTGTGCAGCAATATTGATGGGTGATCCATGGAGCAAGTTTTGTGCGGCGCAACAGATTAATTTCTTGCCTTATGCTCGCAAAGAGGAGGAAAGTAAAGCGAAAGTGGTGTATAATAGGATGTCTCCGGGAACTTTTATTTTTGCCTTTATATCGGGTCTTGTTCCTGCAATAATCTTTATGCCTTCATATTTCTTCCTTTTGGCCGGATTAATGCCTTTAATAGCTTCTGCGTTTTTAATCTTGTTAATGAAGAAACGTTTGCAAGGTTATACGGGAGATTGCTGTGGCGCTGTTTTTTTATTGAGTGAACTTACTTTTTATCTTGGAATGAATATACTGTACCAACTAATCTAA
- the cobT gene encoding nicotinate-nucleotide--dimethylbenzimidazole phosphoribosyltransferase, which translates to MKIFKIAAPDESIRQALIDKINNLTKPKGSLGRLEELALQIGLIQQTLSPELKQPQNILFAGDHGIVDEGVSFSPKEITWQQISNFLHGGAGINFLCRQHGFVLKIVDAGVDYDFPKDKGIIDMKIRKGTRNYLYEAAMTTEEMDLCIERGAEVVRRSHEEGCNVVSFGEMGIANTSSSSMWMSCFTGIPLDECVGAGSGLDSAGICHKYNVLKKALENYNGDRSAEDIISYFGGLEMVMAVGGMLQAAELKMTILVDGFIMTNCILAASKLYPNVLDYAIFGHQGDETGHKLLLDAMEVKPLLNLGLRLGEGSGAICAYPIVDSAVRMINEMDNFAHAAVTKYF; encoded by the coding sequence ATGAAGATATTTAAAATTGCAGCACCGGATGAGAGTATCCGACAAGCACTTATCGACAAAATTAATAATCTGACTAAGCCTAAAGGTTCTTTGGGGAGATTGGAGGAGTTGGCTTTACAAATAGGTCTTATTCAGCAAACATTGTCTCCTGAGTTGAAGCAACCTCAAAATATTCTTTTCGCAGGAGATCATGGTATTGTGGATGAAGGAGTCAGCTTTTCGCCTAAAGAGATTACTTGGCAACAGATTAGCAATTTTCTGCATGGAGGGGCAGGGATCAATTTCCTTTGCAGGCAACATGGTTTTGTGTTGAAGATTGTGGATGCTGGGGTTGATTATGATTTTCCTAAGGATAAGGGTATCATTGATATGAAAATACGCAAAGGAACTCGTAATTATCTATATGAAGCTGCCATGACTACTGAAGAAATGGATCTTTGCATCGAACGGGGTGCAGAAGTGGTGAGACGTAGTCATGAGGAGGGATGCAATGTTGTTAGTTTTGGGGAAATGGGAATTGCTAATACTTCTTCCTCATCGATGTGGATGAGTTGTTTCACAGGGATTCCTTTAGATGAGTGTGTCGGTGCCGGAAGCGGACTTGATAGTGCGGGAATCTGTCATAAATATAATGTGCTGAAGAAAGCTTTGGAAAATTATAACGGAGATCGTTCTGCAGAAGATATTATCTCTTATTTTGGTGGGCTGGAGATGGTTATGGCTGTTGGAGGTATGTTGCAAGCAGCAGAGCTGAAAATGACTATCTTGGTAGATGGCTTTATTATGACCAACTGCATCTTAGCGGCATCAAAACTTTATCCTAATGTCTTGGATTATGCCATATTTGGGCATCAAGGAGATGAAACCGGACATAAATTGTTGCTAGATGCAATGGAAGTAAAGCCTTTGCTAAACTTGGGACTGCGACTAGGAGAGGGCTCGGGAGCAATTTGTGCTTATCCGATTGTTGATTCGGCTGTACGTATGATTAATGAGATGGACAATTTTGCTCATGCGGCAGTAACTAAATATTTTTAA
- the cobU gene encoding bifunctional adenosylcobinamide kinase/adenosylcobinamide-phosphate guanylyltransferase gives MKQIILITGGARSGKSKYAERLALTLSPNPVYLATSRIWDEEFRQRVIRHQADRGPEWTNIEEDKELSRHSLSERVVLIDCVTLWCTNFFFDLDSNIEKSLEAIKQEFERFVKQDATFIFVTNEIGMGGTSENLIQRKFTDLQGWANQYIANRADKVVLMVSGIPLVVKES, from the coding sequence ATGAAGCAAATCATCCTTATAACCGGAGGAGCACGCTCCGGAAAAAGTAAATATGCTGAGCGATTGGCACTTACATTGTCTCCTAATCCTGTTTATTTAGCTACTTCCCGCATTTGGGATGAGGAATTTCGCCAACGGGTAATTCGTCATCAGGCTGATCGTGGTCCTGAATGGACTAACATAGAAGAGGATAAGGAATTGAGTAGACATTCGCTTTCAGAAAGAGTGGTCTTAATTGATTGTGTAACTTTATGGTGCACAAATTTCTTCTTTGATTTGGACTCTAATATTGAGAAGTCTCTGGAGGCTATTAAACAGGAATTTGAGCGTTTTGTGAAGCAGGATGCTACTTTTATTTTTGTTACTAACGAAATAGGTATGGGGGGAACATCTGAAAATCTGATTCAAAGAAAATTCACCGATCTGCAAGGCTGGGCAAATCAGTATATTGCTAATAGGGCGGATAAGGTGGTACTTATGGTTTCGGGCATACCGTTAGTTGTTAAAGAATCATAG
- a CDS encoding DUF3761 domain-containing protein, whose protein sequence is MRKILLLFVLLVFVFSLNAQNNTRYTTCNLNMRSQANTASEVILVIPQGTSVTIDEDCDCKWIPITYNGQIGYVSTKYLSKEKTSIEVPYRSSIKYYTNSCGEKVQSPTRYKSTPTGATALCRDGTYSFSQSRRGTCSHHGGVTKWL, encoded by the coding sequence ATGAGAAAGATATTATTGTTATTCGTTCTGTTAGTATTTGTCTTCAGCCTAAATGCTCAAAACAATACTAGATATACAACGTGCAATCTTAATATGCGTTCTCAAGCCAATACTGCATCAGAAGTTATATTGGTTATTCCTCAAGGAACATCTGTTACCATTGATGAGGATTGCGACTGCAAGTGGATTCCTATTACTTACAACGGACAGATAGGGTACGTCTCTACCAAATATCTTAGCAAAGAAAAGACTTCTATAGAAGTGCCCTATCGCTCATCTATAAAGTATTATACAAACTCATGTGGTGAAAAAGTACAATCCCCTACTCGTTACAAATCTACACCAACAGGAGCAACAGCACTTTGCCGAGACGGGACATATAGCTTTAGCCAAAGCCGAAGAGGTACATGTTCACATCATGGCGGAGTTACTAAATGGCTATAA
- a CDS encoding STAS-like domain-containing protein translates to MKQIVLSNILDTKSYPDAGTEFCGILRETIQDNETIQIDMKGVNSMPTMFMNTSFGKIMSEFGVEKLKKVMIFQNITKVQIERIGKYLKDYAEVYQITN, encoded by the coding sequence ATGAAACAAATAGTTTTAAGCAATATTTTGGATACAAAATCATATCCAGATGCGGGAACAGAGTTTTGCGGTATTCTTCGCGAAACTATCCAAGATAATGAAACCATTCAAATTGACATGAAAGGGGTAAATTCCATGCCTACAATGTTTATGAATACCTCTTTTGGAAAAATCATGTCTGAGTTTGGAGTAGAAAAATTGAAAAAAGTTATGATATTTCAGAACATAACTAAAGTACAAATAGAGAGAATTGGTAAATACTTAAAGGATTATGCAGAAGTTTATCAAATTACTAATTAA
- a CDS encoding GNAT family N-acetyltransferase, with amino-acid sequence MIYIETERLLLRDWKEKDILPFAEMNCNPEVMRYFLKSLDEKESLEFYTRIQNEFLQYGYGLYAVEKKEDDSFIGYTGFHNITFDVDFAPGTEIGWRLKFEEWNKGYATEAAKACLLYAKTHLPFKTIWSFTSVPNKASERVMQKIGMMKAKEFPHPLVPDNHPLKQHVLYQIEL; translated from the coding sequence ATGATATACATCGAAACTGAACGACTGTTGTTACGAGATTGGAAAGAAAAAGATATCCTCCCTTTTGCTGAAATGAATTGCAATCCGGAGGTCATGAGGTATTTTCTAAAGTCACTAGACGAAAAAGAATCTTTGGAGTTTTACACCAGAATACAAAATGAGTTCCTTCAATATGGCTATGGATTATATGCTGTAGAGAAAAAAGAAGATGATTCATTTATAGGATATACAGGCTTTCACAACATTACTTTTGATGTTGATTTTGCCCCAGGCACTGAAATTGGGTGGCGACTAAAATTTGAAGAATGGAACAAAGGTTATGCTACTGAAGCAGCCAAAGCTTGTCTTCTATATGCTAAAACACATTTACCATTCAAAACCATTTGGTCATTTACTTCTGTCCCGAATAAAGCCTCAGAACGGGTCATGCAAAAGATAGGAATGATGAAAGCAAAAGAATTCCCTCATCCGTTAGTACCAGATAATCACCCATTAAAACAACATGTTCTTTATCAAATAGAGCTATAA
- a CDS encoding YecH family metal-binding protein, producing MEQLHAHEVLHMMEGNSYSESSLKEAIIKRFGAQQHFYACSADNMSIDELIVFLKQKGKFMPADDDKGFTVDISKVCNH from the coding sequence ATGGAACAATTACATGCCCACGAAGTACTTCACATGATGGAAGGAAATAGTTATTCAGAGTCTTCATTAAAAGAAGCAATTATCAAAAGATTTGGTGCGCAACAGCATTTCTATGCCTGCTCAGCCGACAACATGAGCATTGATGAACTGATTGTTTTTCTGAAACAGAAAGGTAAATTTATGCCTGCCGATGATGATAAAGGTTTTACTGTTGACATTAGCAAAGTCTGCAATCACTAA
- a CDS encoding ATP-binding cassette domain-containing protein yields MIPSIYIDVKRKMTTSEGEKMLHIEREINGGDFICLVGHSGSGKTTLLRMLSGLVTPDEGIIKVGNEMWFDSQRKINSKPQQRSIAYMFQDFALFPNMSVEENICFAQKKRDRAKVNELLGIFDMEGLAKQKPAKLSGGQKQRVALARALASSPKILLLDEPLSSIDQEMRNTLQCEILRAHQYLAATSIMVTHDLHEADRMATEIIKIKNGLIIENDETDCTCLR; encoded by the coding sequence ATGATACCATCTATTTATATTGATGTGAAGCGGAAAATGACTACTTCTGAAGGAGAAAAGATGTTGCACATTGAAAGAGAAATTAACGGAGGAGATTTTATCTGTCTGGTAGGACATTCCGGATCCGGAAAAACGACTCTGTTGCGCATGCTTTCAGGTTTGGTTACTCCTGATGAGGGGATAATTAAAGTGGGGAATGAAATGTGGTTTGATTCGCAGCGGAAGATTAACAGTAAACCTCAACAACGTAGCATAGCTTACATGTTTCAGGACTTTGCACTTTTCCCCAATATGAGCGTGGAAGAGAATATCTGTTTTGCTCAAAAGAAAAGAGATAGGGCGAAAGTGAATGAATTACTAGGCATTTTTGATATGGAAGGGCTAGCTAAACAAAAGCCTGCTAAATTGTCCGGTGGACAAAAGCAACGGGTAGCATTGGCGAGGGCTTTGGCGTCGTCTCCAAAGATTTTGTTGTTAGATGAGCCTCTTTCTTCAATAGATCAGGAGATGCGCAACACTCTTCAATGCGAAATATTAAGAGCACATCAATATTTGGCGGCTACCAGTATCATGGTGACCCATGACTTGCATGAAGCTGACCGTATGGCTACAGAGATTATCAAAATTAAAAATGGATTAATAATAGAGAACGATGAAACTGATTGTACCTGTTTACGGTGA
- the modB gene encoding molybdate ABC transporter permease subunit, giving the protein MNSDFIQTLLTTGKLAFWTTFILLIIGMPIAYFLAYSRFRLKAVIEALISMPMVLPPTVLGFYILVAYSPQNWFGEMLEEWFDVRLAFSFTGVLIASVICSFPFMVQPLQNGLASLPSSYKEASYTMGKSPISTFFKVLLPNIRGSIIIAVAMTFAHCVGEFGIVLMVGGNMPGATKVASIALYDEVQALNYKAANQYALVLFLVSFVVLTIIYSINKKTV; this is encoded by the coding sequence ATGAATAGTGATTTTATACAAACGCTACTGACAACTGGTAAATTAGCTTTTTGGACCACCTTCATTTTATTAATAATAGGTATGCCGATTGCTTATTTTCTGGCGTATTCGAGATTTCGTTTAAAGGCTGTGATTGAGGCATTGATTTCTATGCCTATGGTATTACCACCAACAGTCTTGGGCTTTTATATCTTAGTGGCTTACAGTCCACAAAATTGGTTTGGAGAGATGCTTGAAGAGTGGTTTGATGTTCGCCTTGCATTCAGCTTTACAGGAGTATTGATAGCCAGTGTGATCTGTTCATTTCCCTTTATGGTTCAACCTTTGCAAAACGGTTTAGCTTCTTTACCCTCGAGTTACAAAGAAGCATCTTATACGATGGGTAAATCGCCTATCAGTACCTTTTTTAAGGTCTTACTGCCCAACATTCGCGGGAGTATCATAATAGCCGTAGCCATGACTTTTGCTCATTGTGTGGGTGAATTTGGTATCGTGCTAATGGTGGGAGGTAATATGCCAGGGGCAACAAAAGTTGCTTCTATCGCACTTTATGATGAAGTACAGGCGCTCAATTATAAGGCAGCCAATCAATATGCTTTGGTTTTGTTTTTGGTCTCTTTTGTGGTGCTTACCATTATATATAGTATTAACAAAAAAACAGTATAA